The Apium graveolens cultivar Ventura chromosome 6, ASM990537v1, whole genome shotgun sequence genome contains a region encoding:
- the LOC141666459 gene encoding BTB/POZ domain-containing protein At1g67900-like isoform X1 — MKFMKLGSRPDTFYTSDSVRSVSSEVSSDLMIQVKGTRYLLHKFPLLSKSLRLQKLCSESPESSQHQIIQLPDFPGGIEAFEICAKFCYGMTITLSAYNIVSARCAAEYLLMNEDVEKGNLIYKLEIFLNSCVLQGWKDSVVSLQSTKGLPLWAEDLGITSRCIEAIASKVLSNPSKSNLSHSYSRRGRDDTMSCNGAESHRSKHVSKGWWAEDVAELGIDLYWRTMIAIKSRGKVPSNLIGDALRIYASRWLPNISKRLCAEKQVETGHESDSVNELTSKHRLLLESIISLLPVDRNAVSCGFLLKLLKAANILKASSSSKMELARRIGIQLEEATVGDLLIPNMSHAQETQYDVDIVITILEQFMLQGQSPPTSPPRAKGGFQRQRSRSAENIDFEFQESRRSSSASHSSKLKVAKLVDGYLQVVASEVNLPLSKFLQIAEALPGFARLDHDDLYRAIDIYLKGHLELNKTERKLLCRVLDSKKLSMEVCTHAAQNDLLPLRVVVQVLFFEQARAAMHGGQVTNLPKNIKALLASHNDSSRPLGSLVTSKTLRADDQWSMSGLRTPNSNISTLKMKLTEDEDLDENYTNGAEKSPKFNPICALPNRPKRMFSKLWSINRHGSEKG; from the exons ATGAAGTTTATGAAACTTGGTTCCAGGCCGGATACTTTCTATACTAGTGATTCTGTGAG GTCTGTCTCTTCAGAGGTTTCTAGTGATCTTATGATACAAGTGAAAGGAACTAGATATTTGCTTCACAAG TTTCCCCTGTTGTCCAAGAGTTTGCGCCTTCAGAAGCTGTGCTCTGAATCACCTGAATCCTCACAACACCAGATAATCCAACTGCCTGACTTCCCGGGTGGAATTGAGGCTTTTGAGATTTGTGCCAAGTTCTGCTATGGCATGACTATTACTCTCAGTGCCTACAACATTGTGTCAGCTCGATGTGCTGCAGAGTACCTACTAATGAACGAGGATGTTGAGAAAGGTAATTTGATTTATAAGCTTGAAATATTTCTCAATTCGTGTGTTCTTCAAGGTTGGAAGGACTCAGTTGTGTCCTTGCAAAGCACCAAAGGATTGCCTTTATGGGCGGAAGATCTTGGAATTACTAGCAGATGCATCGAAGCTATTGCTTCAAAAGTTCTTTCCAACCCCTCAAAGTCAAATTTGTCACACAGTTATTCTAGGAGAGGTAGAGATGATACAATGTCCTGTAATGGTGCAGAGAGTCACCGGTCTAAACATGTATCGAAGGGATGGTGGGCTGAAGATGTTGCAGAACTAGGCATAGACCTTTACTGGAGAACAATGATTGCTATTAAATCCAGAGGAAAAGTCCCTTCTAATCTTATTGGTGATGCATTGCGGATATATGCATCTCGATGGCTACCAAACATATCAAAACGGTTGTGTGCTGAGAAGCAAGTGGAGACTGGCCATGAGTCTGATTCTGTGAATGAACTAACCTCAAAGCACAGACTTCTGTTGGAATCAATAATTAGCTTACTTCCGGTAGACAGAAATGCTGTTTCTTGTGGCTTCCTACTTAAACTTTTAAAAGCAGCCAATATCCTTAAGGCTTCATCTTCTTCCAAGATGGAATTAGCAAGAAGAATTGGAATTCAGTTAGAAGAGGCGACGGTTGGTGACCTCTTAATTCCTAATATGTCACACGCACAAGAGACACAATATGATGTTGACATAGTCATCACCATATTGGAGCAGTTCATGTTACAGGGTCAGAGTCCGCCAACCAGCCCCCCAAGAGCAAAAGGGGGGTTTCAGAGACAAAGATCGCGTTCAGCTGAAAATATTGATTTTGAGTTTCAGGAAAGCAGGAGGTCATCTTCAGCATCTCACAGCTCAAAACTGAAAGTGGCAAAGCTTGTTGACGGTTACCTCCAAGTGGTAGCCAGTGAAGTGAATTTACCCCTTTCCAAGTTTCTTCAAATTGCTGAAGCCCTTCCAGGGTTTGCAAGGCTTGACCATGATGATCTTTACAGAGCCATTGATATTTATTTGAAG GGACATCTTGAACTCAACAAGACGGAAAGAAAGCTTCTTTGCCGAGTTCTGGACAGCAAAAAGTTGTCTATGGAAGTCTGTACCCATGCAGCACAAAATGATTTACTGCCTCTGAGGGTGGTTGTGCAGGTTCTCTTCTTTGAGCAAGCTCGCGCTGCTATGCATGGGGGCCAAGTGACCAATCTTCCCAAAAATATCAAGGCACTTTTAGCGTCCCATAATGATTCTTCAAGGCCCCTGGGTTCATTAGTGACTAGTAAAACTCTGAGAGCAGATGACCAGTGGAGCATGTCAGGCCTCAGGACACCAAATTCTAACATTTCAACTTTAAAAATGAAGCTGACAGAAGATGAAGACTTGGACGAGAACTACACGAATGGAGCTGAAAAATCGCCAAAATTTAACCCAATCTGTGCGCTTCCTAATCGACCTAAAAGGATGTTCAGTAAGTTGTGGTCCATCAACAGACATGGAAGTGAGAAAGGCTAA
- the LOC141666459 gene encoding BTB/POZ domain-containing protein At1g67900-like isoform X2, whose amino-acid sequence MKFMKLGSRPDTFYTSDSVRSVSSEVSSDLMIQVKGTRYLLHKFPLLSKSLRLQKLCSESPESSQHQIIQLPDFPGGIEAFEICAKFCYGMTITLSAYNIVSARCAAEYLLMNEDVEKESHRSKHVSKGWWAEDVAELGIDLYWRTMIAIKSRGKVPSNLIGDALRIYASRWLPNISKRLCAEKQVETGHESDSVNELTSKHRLLLESIISLLPVDRNAVSCGFLLKLLKAANILKASSSSKMELARRIGIQLEEATVGDLLIPNMSHAQETQYDVDIVITILEQFMLQGQSPPTSPPRAKGGFQRQRSRSAENIDFEFQESRRSSSASHSSKLKVAKLVDGYLQVVASEVNLPLSKFLQIAEALPGFARLDHDDLYRAIDIYLKGHLELNKTERKLLCRVLDSKKLSMEVCTHAAQNDLLPLRVVVQVLFFEQARAAMHGGQVTNLPKNIKALLASHNDSSRPLGSLVTSKTLRADDQWSMSGLRTPNSNISTLKMKLTEDEDLDENYTNGAEKSPKFNPICALPNRPKRMFSKLWSINRHGSEKG is encoded by the exons ATGAAGTTTATGAAACTTGGTTCCAGGCCGGATACTTTCTATACTAGTGATTCTGTGAG GTCTGTCTCTTCAGAGGTTTCTAGTGATCTTATGATACAAGTGAAAGGAACTAGATATTTGCTTCACAAG TTTCCCCTGTTGTCCAAGAGTTTGCGCCTTCAGAAGCTGTGCTCTGAATCACCTGAATCCTCACAACACCAGATAATCCAACTGCCTGACTTCCCGGGTGGAATTGAGGCTTTTGAGATTTGTGCCAAGTTCTGCTATGGCATGACTATTACTCTCAGTGCCTACAACATTGTGTCAGCTCGATGTGCTGCAGAGTACCTACTAATGAACGAGGATGTTGAGAAAG AGAGTCACCGGTCTAAACATGTATCGAAGGGATGGTGGGCTGAAGATGTTGCAGAACTAGGCATAGACCTTTACTGGAGAACAATGATTGCTATTAAATCCAGAGGAAAAGTCCCTTCTAATCTTATTGGTGATGCATTGCGGATATATGCATCTCGATGGCTACCAAACATATCAAAACGGTTGTGTGCTGAGAAGCAAGTGGAGACTGGCCATGAGTCTGATTCTGTGAATGAACTAACCTCAAAGCACAGACTTCTGTTGGAATCAATAATTAGCTTACTTCCGGTAGACAGAAATGCTGTTTCTTGTGGCTTCCTACTTAAACTTTTAAAAGCAGCCAATATCCTTAAGGCTTCATCTTCTTCCAAGATGGAATTAGCAAGAAGAATTGGAATTCAGTTAGAAGAGGCGACGGTTGGTGACCTCTTAATTCCTAATATGTCACACGCACAAGAGACACAATATGATGTTGACATAGTCATCACCATATTGGAGCAGTTCATGTTACAGGGTCAGAGTCCGCCAACCAGCCCCCCAAGAGCAAAAGGGGGGTTTCAGAGACAAAGATCGCGTTCAGCTGAAAATATTGATTTTGAGTTTCAGGAAAGCAGGAGGTCATCTTCAGCATCTCACAGCTCAAAACTGAAAGTGGCAAAGCTTGTTGACGGTTACCTCCAAGTGGTAGCCAGTGAAGTGAATTTACCCCTTTCCAAGTTTCTTCAAATTGCTGAAGCCCTTCCAGGGTTTGCAAGGCTTGACCATGATGATCTTTACAGAGCCATTGATATTTATTTGAAG GGACATCTTGAACTCAACAAGACGGAAAGAAAGCTTCTTTGCCGAGTTCTGGACAGCAAAAAGTTGTCTATGGAAGTCTGTACCCATGCAGCACAAAATGATTTACTGCCTCTGAGGGTGGTTGTGCAGGTTCTCTTCTTTGAGCAAGCTCGCGCTGCTATGCATGGGGGCCAAGTGACCAATCTTCCCAAAAATATCAAGGCACTTTTAGCGTCCCATAATGATTCTTCAAGGCCCCTGGGTTCATTAGTGACTAGTAAAACTCTGAGAGCAGATGACCAGTGGAGCATGTCAGGCCTCAGGACACCAAATTCTAACATTTCAACTTTAAAAATGAAGCTGACAGAAGATGAAGACTTGGACGAGAACTACACGAATGGAGCTGAAAAATCGCCAAAATTTAACCCAATCTGTGCGCTTCCTAATCGACCTAAAAGGATGTTCAGTAAGTTGTGGTCCATCAACAGACATGGAAGTGAGAAAGGCTAA